From Lysinibacillus sp. SGAir0095, the proteins below share one genomic window:
- a CDS encoding nucleoside-diphosphate sugar epimerase/dehydratase yields the protein MNYKQRYTAFFILDSFIVLSAIFYCYWLLHPSLNIFSNTIILISSITLLISHHLAAHFFHLYDRIWSVASVRELLTIFNAVTISIVVASAVQFVVSGDVYVRLMGITWLLHIVMIGGSRFVLRIAHDRTTLKAHGDLKSVLIVGAGQAGTMLARSMHNNPSPEYKPVAFVDDDPTKQQLTVMGIKVCGNTQEIPRIVEEKKIQEIILAIPSLGKLGIHEIYEICSKTKAKVRIMPKVEDVLTGNISVNDIQDVKIEDLLGRDEVELDMVAISQKLTNKVILVTGAGGSIGSEICRQVMKFKPKKLLLLGHGENSIYTIHMELIENHANQGTEIIPIIADIQDRERIFEVVGLNLPDVIYHAAAHKHVPLMEYNPREAIKNNVFGTKNVADAANEYGVSNFVLVSTDKAVNPPNVMGSTKRVAEMIIQNLSTRSNTIFAAVRFGNVLGSRGSVVPRFKAQIATGGPVTVTHPDMTRYFMTIPEASRLVLQAGTLAQGGEVFVLDMGEPVKIVDLARNLIRLSGFTKEEIQIEFSGIRPGEKMYEELLKPEEIQEEHIYPKIHVGKANALDTEALHELLVKLQSLEIDDIKEEIVSVANNKWQIPEHTAIKVPV from the coding sequence ATATACCGCCTTCTTTATATTAGATTCATTCATTGTCTTATCGGCAATCTTCTATTGTTACTGGCTACTACATCCTTCACTTAATATTTTTTCGAATACCATAATCTTAATCTCGTCGATCACGCTATTAATTAGCCACCATTTGGCAGCACACTTTTTTCACCTGTATGACAGAATCTGGAGTGTGGCTTCGGTACGAGAGTTATTGACCATCTTTAATGCGGTGACCATCTCTATCGTAGTAGCAAGTGCAGTGCAATTTGTGGTGAGCGGAGATGTGTATGTGCGACTGATGGGCATCACGTGGCTGCTCCACATCGTTATGATTGGGGGATCTCGATTTGTCCTAAGAATTGCCCATGACCGAACAACGCTGAAGGCACATGGAGATTTGAAAAGCGTGTTAATCGTCGGGGCTGGACAAGCTGGTACAATGCTTGCCAGAAGCATGCACAACAATCCTTCGCCTGAATACAAACCGGTGGCTTTTGTGGATGATGATCCGACCAAACAACAGCTAACGGTAATGGGCATAAAAGTTTGCGGGAATACGCAGGAGATACCACGAATTGTCGAAGAGAAAAAAATACAAGAGATTATCCTGGCAATCCCTTCCCTTGGAAAATTGGGCATCCATGAAATCTATGAAATTTGTTCCAAAACGAAAGCGAAAGTACGGATAATGCCAAAGGTGGAGGATGTCCTAACTGGAAATATCTCTGTCAATGATATACAGGATGTCAAAATTGAGGATTTACTTGGTCGTGACGAGGTCGAGCTAGACATGGTCGCCATATCGCAAAAACTAACGAACAAGGTGATCTTAGTGACAGGAGCAGGTGGTTCCATCGGTTCAGAGATTTGCCGTCAAGTGATGAAATTCAAACCAAAGAAACTTTTATTACTTGGACATGGTGAAAATTCCATCTATACCATTCATATGGAGCTAATCGAGAACCACGCAAATCAGGGAACTGAGATTATCCCGATTATTGCGGACATTCAGGACCGAGAACGAATTTTCGAGGTTGTAGGGTTGAATCTGCCAGATGTCATCTATCATGCGGCAGCACATAAGCATGTACCATTGATGGAATACAATCCAAGAGAAGCCATTAAAAACAACGTGTTCGGTACAAAGAATGTAGCGGATGCGGCCAACGAATATGGAGTTTCCAACTTTGTCCTAGTGTCAACAGATAAAGCTGTCAACCCACCAAATGTGATGGGTTCGACGAAGCGAGTTGCAGAAATGATTATTCAGAATCTTTCGACAAGAAGCAATACCATCTTTGCAGCTGTCCGATTCGGGAACGTTTTAGGCTCTCGTGGAAGTGTTGTCCCTCGTTTTAAAGCACAAATTGCAACAGGTGGTCCGGTAACGGTCACACATCCGGACATGACAAGATACTTTATGACCATCCCAGAAGCATCTCGCCTTGTACTGCAAGCTGGGACACTTGCTCAAGGGGGAGAAGTATTCGTGCTGGATATGGGCGAGCCTGTCAAAATTGTAGACCTGGCACGCAACCTAATCCGTCTTTCTGGATTTACAAAAGAAGAAATCCAAATCGAATTCTCTGGTATTCGACCTGGTGAAAAAATGTACGAAGAACTGCTTAAACCGGAAGAAATTCAAGAAGAGCATATCTATCCAAAAATTCATGTAGGGAAAGCCAATGCATTAGACACCGAGGCCCTTCACGAATTACTAGTAAAATTGCAGTCTCTTGAAATAGACGACATTAAAGAAGAAATAGTTTCAGTGGCTAATAATAAATGGCAAATCCCAGAGCATACGGCCATCAAAGTACCCGTATAA